In a genomic window of Ranitomeya imitator isolate aRanImi1 chromosome 5, aRanImi1.pri, whole genome shotgun sequence:
- the LOC138681093 gene encoding oocyte zinc finger protein XlCOF8.4-like, with translation MEQDRDHMAAQILDLTLEIIYWITGEDHTVVKTSSGGCVTPRVSGGRSRTPSDITEPPPHSLIHEQKILELTNRITELLSGEVPIRCQDVTVYFSMEEWEYIEEHKDLYKDAMMEDHRSITSPDGSSPRNPPERSPSPLYSQDRPEKEEDVPWDHQESSGGTSSGFENISSVSLSDEHLIGDFNAHHNMSLCYEVEENNIIEAKLITDDEPAVIQCMNLSSDISDHWIPSSDQSLIQAQTGNVWKYFKNKSKRTLPDKTVTDAQPFLCSECGKCFAKEIQLKRHQRTHTGETPYSCSQCGKYFSQKSHLVDHLRIHTGEKPFSCLECGKCFNHKKNWLSHQRTHTGEKPHPCTECGKSFSRRSYLMTHLKIHAGEKPFACSECGKCFSNKSHVLEHLRTHTGEKPYSCTECGKCFAHKSNFERHKRTHFNVQIVL, from the exons ATGGAGCAGGACAGAGACCACATGGCGGCTCAGATATTAGacctcaccctggagataatctACTGGATCACTGGAGAG gatcacacagtagTGAAGACGTCGTCTGGTGGGTGTGTGACCCCCCGTGTGTCAGGAGGGCGGAGCCGGACCCCGAGTGACATCACCGAGCCTCCACCTCATTCACTGATACAtgagcagaagatcctagaactgaccaataggatcactgagctgctgagcggagag gttcctataaggtgtcaggacgtcaccgtctatttctccatggaggagtgggagtacatagaagaacacaaggatctgtacaaggacgcCATGATGGAGGATCACCGGTCCATCACATCTCCGG ATGGATCCAGTCCGAGAAATCCCCCGGAGAGAAGTCCCAGTCCTCTATATTCCCAGGATCGGCCAGAGAAGGAGGAAGATGTCCCctgggatcatcag GAAAGTTCGGGTGGAACGTCGAGTGGATTTGAAAACATCTCATCAGTGTCATTGAGCG ATGAACATTTGATAGGAGACTTCAATGCACATCACAATATGTCTCTCTGTTACGAAGTGGAGGAAAACAATATCATAGAAGCCAAATTAATCACCGATGATGAACCTGCCGTCATTCAGTGCATGAATTTATCCTCTGATATCTCCGATCACTGGATACCTTCATCTGATCAATCGCTGATCCAGGCGCAAACTGGAAATGTAtggaaatattttaaaaataaatctaAACGTACTTTGCCTGACAAAACTGTGACAGACGCacagccatttttatgttcagaatgtgggaaatgtttcgccAAAGAAATTCAACTTaagagacatcagagaactcacacaggtgagacgCCGTATTCATGTTCTCAGTGTGGGAAGTATTTTAGCCAGAAATCGCATCTGGTGGACCATCTaagaatccacacaggagagaaaccattttcatgtttagaatgtgggaaatgttttaaccataagaaAAATTGGTTAagtcatcagagaactcacacgggggagaagccgcaCCCTTGTaccgaatgtgggaaaagttttagtcGGAGATCATATCTTATGACTCATCTAAAAATCCACGCTGGTGAGAAGCCATtcgcttgttcagaatgtgggaaatgtttcagtaATAAATCACATGTTTTGGAACATCTGAGAACTCACACAGGCGAGAAACCGTATTCGTgtactgaatgtgggaaatgtttcgccCACAAATCTAATTTCGAAAGACATAAGAGAACTCATTTTAATGTTCAGATTGTTTTATAA